The Plutella xylostella chromosome 21, ilPluXylo3.1, whole genome shotgun sequence DNA window agtatatacagggtgtatcGCAGGGAACAAACAGTGGAGCGCTCGTGAAGCGTTGTGGATAAAAATAAGCACTCCAAAATGCGGTTTTGTGGGAAAATCTCGTCAGGTGGATCCTGCTCCTGAGCTGCTGCCTCGCGGGCGGGGCTCGTTGAGGCAACGACTGCATTTGGGATTGTATGTAAGctgattatatttattatttacaaattttgTTAAGTTTGTCGAAAACACAGTCTCTGTAGATACctagatagaatattatttatttgtacacacacacatgaacaaaattttgataatttatatacTAACTCATATACGATATAGTGTGTCACATATGTTATAGTGTATGTATGGTCAATACTAATAGAGTAAAgactttaaataataaataattaggtacatgtcgattctgaaggcataAATTCTAACTTTGGTGATGTCAAAACCTgaattctttgtttaaaattcatctgtattttttttggaaatctGATTTTGTATtggcaaaatttatagttttaaatcgctaaaattaaattttgatacCAAAATGATTTAATGCCGGAGCCATACTAGTCCGGATTCAGTAACACCAGTGGCAGTTGATACCTGTGTTCTAGCATATGAGACCTAAATCCAGACAGGTCTGTAGGAATCGTCGTGAAACCTGAAGCAATATTCCAAATCCTTTCTATTTTTAACTAGTCTATTCTCCCCGTGAGTGCCACCATCCATAGACAGCAGGCATAAGTTGtctatgtataagtataatattcatttaataaatctaagtaggtacttaatagtacctaggtaattgGTGCTACTTAAAAAAAGGCATCAACTTGAATTACACTCGTGaacaatgaaacagttccactcacaaaatgccgacaccaaatattaaattacttaagtaggtacttaaacaaaatcctaactaatattataaatgcgaaagtaactgtgtctgtctgtctgtctgtctgtctgttactctttcacgacaaaactactgaacggatttgaatgaaattttctatacatacggtctagaccctgggaaagaacataggctacttcttatcccggaattcccacgggaaaactttttaaggcgaagcgaagcgcgcggggacagctagtgtttttataaaaagtcgCTAACGAACcacttttttatacctatttgcACTAGAATTTTGAAATCCCGACATACTTATcccaaaataaaacataataggtatacctattgATGATAAAACTAATTcagaacataattataatattatcatggattataattaaatttggaACGTAAGTACAATCCGAGCATTGTTCTATAGGGGCCTAGTATGAGGTACAGTCGGGTGCAAGAGCTCGATCGTAGGTCATCCCCGACTGCGCCAAAGTTGTACAGTTACGCGCAAAAGTTGCTCCATTTTCAACGGCATCATTTTATCTACAGGACGTATGCGAAATAGTTTCGCAGTTTCAGTAACATTTTAGCGAATTAAATTCAGTTACAGAGCGGTTcggtattgaaatatttgcaTTGCATTGTGAATAAATGAAGTGCATTGGAAATGCAAAACCTGCTTTGTGTCTGTGGTTTGGCTTGTTTATTTATCTGCCGGTTGTTTTTAGATGAATCGGATTTGCTCAGGTGGGAACTGGCATCGGATTATTGTAAGGATTGGGTTTGATGGTGATGTAGGGTCGTGTGACGAATAATATTGGAGTAGAAGGAGTAGTTTGTAATTAaaggatatttttaaaacatagctGTACGTTCAGGTTTtgaaatttttgaaaactataaaagtttccgttttcttctgtcatctgtatagattatctgtcaaaagttgaATGATAGTTTTCGCTAGAGGCACtgctttgtatgcgagaaaacgtaaacgtTTATAGTTTCCGACAATCTAACAAAGCTGTACTAGACCCTCTGAATGTCAATTTTGACATTGATATTGACGTGACTATAAATCACCGACGAGCCGTactttaatcaaaatatcgTTCGTTAAGTTTGATACAGTTGCAGCGAAACTATTGATTAACTCGGATTAGTTGAACTTAGTTTAACAAGTTAGGGAACAAATTGGTCTCTCATTGAAATTTCTGCACGGCTATTTTCGTCTTATCTGGTACtcaatcctaatcctaactattattataatattataaatgcgaaagtaactgtgtctgtctgtctgttactctttcacgccaaaactactgaacggatttgaatgaaatttggtataaatatggtctagacccagagaaagaacataggctactttttattccggaattcccacgggaaaactttttaaggcgaacttttcacgggaacagctagtagagGTTAAATAGATTCAGAGTATGCTAAGTGGTGGCACACAAAAGTAGCTACATTACAAAATCCTCATGCATACCTTGGTTTTCTAATCcgattcaaaataaaacaatctaCCTCCATGAATCAGCAAACACCACTGGACTTACctacaacatttcattttatttaacgtcagttacaataaaaaatcattcgCAGATCCAATGCCGATATACACACGTACCTTGTAAAAGCATGAATAATCGAAATACCGATAGCTGGCTGTCATAAACAAGAGTTTGAACGAAACACACATTCCAAGTTTATCGAGATCGAGACTGAACACTTTGCTGGCTCCGACTCGTAAAGCTCAAAACTTAATAACACATTTCCGGACGTAAACCAGTCTGTCGCCGAACAATATGTGTGATATAAATCAGCCAATGCAACGTCCAGTGTGGAGCCGAATAAAAACAGATGAAAAGACGTGGAAGTGAAGAAACTACGTAGCTATTCAGCCGTCGCTACACCGGTTCGTTATCGACtaacatatattatacttacatcactatatcgcgattcgccatcaATACGGCGCTATGATCGGTacaacgcgcattaaacgagtttaccGACGATGACAACATACCTCATACATTTATGACGATGCCCAATGCAGCAGCGTCTTAATCACTTGAAGTTAGAAGATACCACTCCAGATCATTCATGAGCAATTTGTCTTGCACCATCGTTAGCCTTCGTCAATTCTTCACGGAAGGAGACTTTCCGAGTGACTTAGGTATAAACTATGAATATTCTGAGAATTCAATGTAACGTAGGAATCTGAAGGCTTTTGCAACTAAAAAGAATTCCGACATTACCTTATTGAAGATCCAGATTGTCCTAGTCAAGGCTAAGGCGGTAAAGatgagtcagagtcagagtggTCTGCCTCAAACAGAACTGCCCAGGGTACGCCAGAAGACACAGTTGATACATCACAAATGCGGCATTTTTCGGGCACATTAGAAAAATCGATTATGGCTAACGATGACGCAATCAAGGTTGCAAAACTAGTCCGAAAAGGTTCTTCTCTCTTAGTTTTCTACTCGACACTAGAAGCCCACTTCGCTGACACTGGCCGCGATTCTGCATTTTATCACCGATCCCGCATAGCGGATAGCCGTCGCGTCttggaaaaatatattaagtacttgGCTATTTTATACTAACCACAGTAAAATTTCCgtgtaattatgtatgtacctacttacctatattttggcATAGGTACGAGTAGGTTTACCATACCTGCCTACGTGTTAGAAGGGCATAAACGGAGGCAGGCAAAAGTGCATTGCTGTCACCCCTTTTCTGTAGTCATGTTAACCCCTGTATCTGTTGAAATTTCAAGGAATTCAAGGTCCGAGAGAATATACCTCCTTAGCTACCTCCGTCTTGTTCTTGAATCGAACACAATATCCCTTGGTCAACCTCGGTTATTAAGTATTGggctaaataataaaaaaaaaaaaattttttatGCTAACTAAAACTTTTACTGGCTACCTACTGGTATAGGCGAAATATGCTATATCGGAATATATAGGTGCTTATAATGGTTGCGTATTCTATATTGGTCTGTATTCCTACTGAGGTTTGAAAGCTTAACCTAAATCCTAGGTACAGGTGTAGAGTACCTACAGTTAACCCTACATAAACCTAACTACATCATGCAAATCAATACAACACCTATATAGGTATCCTATCCGTAGCAACGATTCCATTAACCGAAGTTCATTGACTTACTATTGTTAATACATGTATTTTCACTTGCAGCTCTTATTACCAGGGCCTTAGGGGTGAGTATTTGACGCAGTGGGTGGTCTGTTCAAGCGAGGGGCAAACATACCTTACCCCCTTTATACAGTACACAAGTGTCCAGTTCAGTTTCCATTATTGTTATGAGGTTGCGTTATGCCGTACCTTATGTCTGTGTTGGAACTACCAAACGAGTTATAGCTAGTTGTGCCCAAGTGGATTGGACTACGAAATCTTCAGGACAGGGAGGTAATAGCTACATTTTCAACATCATACCCTGCAGGGACAGTTGAGAATCtaaagttagttattttgacTCGGTTTTGAATTCTCACCTTCGGCAAAAAAATCCACAGCTAACCGCTACACCATACACGCATACAGTCGTCGTAACACAAGACACTCGGGTACAATTATTCCCATCTCAATTTCATTACATCCCTCATAATTAGTTCACGAAAGGGCCCAGTAATGAGTTCCCCGATGTCCAGGGCTTGCCCGGATAAAATGTAATTACGTTACACACAGCAAACGTAATTATCTACTACCTATGGCTACGTACTACCCACTCCTTCTCTATGCCGGTCCGGTATCCTTCGGACGTTAATCCGACTTGACATAAAGGCACCAGGTAAATCGTTCGGTTTATACGATCTCCTTTCGAGCGTAAAATATTTACGATTTGGTACGGCTGCGATTTTTAAAGGAGGAACGATTGCGGGCGGGAATTAGATAggggtaaaaaataaataaaaaaggtatacacacacagaaaaaaatattaaggcGCAAGGCCTAGGGGGTCACTCATCGAAAGAACACGCACGTCGCACTTATAACGGAATCGGCACGCTTGATATataacaagatagagtcgtggtttttagcgctgcagttttgtttttcctaagcttcggagcgctgcgctAACGGATCTATCTCGTATTAAGCTTGCCGATTTACTTTGCGTGACTGTTTATTCGGTCGTTCGTTGATTTATATAGACGTAGCAAAAGGGACATAGATATAGCTAAATGAAATTTGTTGTAAAGGTGGttgaaaataatagaataagtaagagtaaagatacatttattcaagAAATCCTAACCTAAATTCACTgattaaacaataacaatataaaatgttctaatgtcttttttaatattataagttataagtttACACAAAACGATTAATTAGGATATATTATCCGAAATAGATACTATTCGTAATATCTACTTATCTATCTTATTAATGCTTTAGCacttaaagtacttacttataattaataggTTTATAGATGATAGTAGACTGCATTAACTTATTGAGGTCAAGTATTATATCAAAGTCAAGTGATGTGGCCTTGTTATAGaccaataaatataaatatgttgatTTCTGATAAAAGGATATTAATTAAAGGTTGGTTCTTGTAAAGAATGTTAAAATATAGTGGACACCGGCTAGGTATATtcaatatacactcacgagcattgaaaaagttcAACTTACAGAATACACACATCAAATAGCcgctatttttaaaacattgtatatttaaaaaataaacaatatttacttttatagttgctaatattctgaagcgctgttaaatgtagatACTTCAAAATTTCAGATGGCGTAATTAAGCTAGCCtcttccgtttaggagtaatttcgtgctattgtcactggaactgtcactctggcgaaaagtgggtgcagcaatgcacctctgcctaccccgcaagggagtactgtagtacaaggcgtgagtgcgtgttcgttgtcactggaactatttcattgctcgcgagtgtatttagTGACTTAGTTTGTcatcgacacgataagaaggaGTTACATgaaggtaataataatagtactaATGACACAATACAGAGTATTATTGACGCATATTGCGTGTTCACATCTTATCAACTGAGCTCAATGTGACGTTAGTTTATGAATTGAATACTGATATCCGATTGTGACGAAATTGAACTGTTCAATTGCAGTGtacatgaaaatattattcaatatCGCAAATACCAAACATAACAACTCTTGGCGTCAGCAAATATTTGTCATTTCAGATAAATATTGGCACGAAATGGAGCTATTGAACATAACATACCATACAAATGTCCataacacataataaacctATATGTCTGCCGTAGTGGGTAAaaagatacatacataaacgatttacgtaggtacttatacacaTTTTAATCACAGTTACGCTCAACTCAACTGAAAGTTACATTAATAGAGAAGAATGGATATTATTGTTTATCGCAATCCTTATTTTGTTATACAGAATGCAAAGTTGCAAAAGTGGGATGATAAGCCGAAACGGAGTGACTCAAGAGTTCTATttgaacaaaaaacaaaaaaaacaagcactcacgccttgtactaatgtactcccttgcggggtaggcagaggtgcattgctgcacccacttttcgccagagtgttatgttagtcccaatgtaatagggggcgggcctattgccatttttcgggcacatccaagacccgagaacaaatatctgtgtttaaacaaatatctgccccagccgggaatcgaacccgggaccatcggctcagtagtcagggtcactaaccactacgtcattcggtcgtctatttgaacaacttttgttctaaaacTTTGTTGTTCTATTGTTCGTTGTTCTatttgaacaacttttgttctaaaacttttgaaaattcgcgacaAAAATAACGGATTACTAcacttaccacttttgcaacaccatgtataaaGAACTAACTAGtggataaaattaaataaatctatacctacataatacttttcataaaaatatatcttacGCTAATAAAGTAAGGCACTTTGTGAACATCAAGTCATTTTCGCAGAGTTACATTAAAGAACTTTAAACTAAGTTTGACCTTACATCTATTGCAGCCTTGCTTCACCTTTATAAAGTAGAGTAATTTCAGATATTACCTACATTGGTTTTCGATATcataaagttcaaaatatgaTGGTCATAATACTGCCCAGAGCGGGTTAAAagtacactcccgggcaatgaaaaagttccactctcaaaattccgacaccaaacaaccccaattttttcaaagttttaatttaaaattagaacaaaatattaccgttattagttgttaatatcctgatgctctgttaaatgtacttcaatgttgcagaagtagccattaagctagccttttcctttTAGAAgcaatttggtgcttttctcagtggaaccttttcattgcccgtgagtgtatattttttcgacattttatattttgttgtttttttcacTAAGAGATGACATGCCTACACCTCTTGAGTAGTTTTAACAGTAAACGGACAGAAAGTTTTAGTATAGACAAATCGATTAAATTGAATTGATTTAAGGTCGATCTAAGTTTAAAGTTCCTTCGTACCACTCAGCGTTTATTAATTTTCAGATTGGTcccattaaaaataattaatgttaaattataatttggaGATTCTAACGAATGCGAAATATTCACTGGAATACAAACTGTTTACgaataaatcataaattatCAAAACTATTACTTTTTAACTAAACGCCTTTGAGGTAAGTTTGTACAACAAACTATTCGAAAATagattaacaaataaataaaacggaAATTAATAACACAAACATGAAAATGCGCGTTACGTACCTCTTTCCTTTAACTGTCGTCATAGATTAACAACTTCGGTAGAGGCACGTAGGCAGAGATGCTCACTGCATCTGAGAGTCAATGTCGCGAAGCTTCTGGGCAGCTTGGAATGTGTTTTGCATCAGCATGGCAACTGTCATCGGGCCAACGCCACCGGGAACCGGGGTGATCGCACCGGCGATCTTGCTTACTTCTGTTAGAGCATAAACGTAAAATATGTGAAAATGAATTTActaacaaaagttttttttaaataaataattaaaatggtTTAGGTTTACTTGCTATATAAGTACGTaagaataaatatttcatgtaaaaaatatcaaaaataaacattacatGTACTGTTTAGTCggattttaatttgaaaaattaaatgatGGGTATGtgacatataaaaatattgtattaactTACCATCATAATCAACATCTCCAACCAACTTGGTTTTTCCGTTATCGTCAGTGATCCTCGTGATGCCGACATCAATGACCGTCGCGCCTGGCTTCACCATGTCCGCTTTGATGAGTTTTGCTACTCCTGTAAACGACAGACACGTTAGGATTCCactttttaataagtacttataattatacaatttatttaatacttgaGAGAGATCAACTTTGAGGTTCCCCTTTTCAATTCAATATCACTTCTGATTTGCcgcataataattaatctatGTCAGTTTTAAtaggttatttttaaatagtagAGCAATTGAACccgaatttaatatttttacgatattttttttataagtactttaagGTTTGAATTGAAGTATGTGGAAGCTTTAAATATCTTAAAATGAGCTTTTAatgaatgaataataaattgcATACCAGTAGCACTGATGATTATATCTGCGTTCCTGCAGAAGTATTCCAGCTTCTCTTTCGGGGTGTACCGATGGCAGATGGTGACTGTGGCATCCATGCCGAGGCCACTGTCATGCTTCATGTCACTGTGCAGCATCATAGCAATCGGCATACCAACATTCTTGGAACGACCCACTACCACTGCATTGCGACCGAACGTTGGAACTTTAAATCTGAAAGAATAGGACTATTGAAACAAATGAAGACATGCGGAAATGAAATACAATGCTTTTCATCAATAGTGCGCCCATATTTTGCTGTTTTTATTATATGGCtaatttaatacaaaaaatGTATTACCTCTTCAACATTTCTATAACGGCTAATGCAGTAGCTGGCACTATTGTTGGCATATCCAAGCTCAGCTGACCAACATTTATGATGTGGAAACCATCAACATCCTTCTCCGGAGCCACTGCATTGCACACATTTCTCTCACTGATACTCTCTGGTAATGGAAGCTGTATTAAGATGCCATCAATGTCAGCATCATCATTTAACGCCTTAATTTTCTCAATAAGTTCGACTTCAGAAAGTGTTTCTTCATACAGTAGGGTTTTGGCATCAATACCAACATCCTTAGCTGCTTGTATCTTGTTTCTAACATATGTGTGGCTTGCGGGATCATCCCCTACAATGATGCAGGAGAGAGATGGTGCTCGGTGACCATGCTTAGTCCAATTTTCAATTTGAATCTTCAGCTCATCCTTAATCTCCTTAGCTAGGGCCTTGCCATCAAGGATTTTGGCCATAATGCTGTGGACAAAATACAATGTTAAAGATAATGTGACACAGGTGTACAAATATGTGGTTAGGTAATATATAGATAATTCTTCAAAGTTActgcaaaaaaacataagagAAAGATCAAGAGaatcttaaaataatatatgtgcATATATGTTTTATCACTCATTAGATTGGTTTATGCTAAGCatggaaaatataaaaaaactatctaAATAGAAGCTACACAGAAGCACACACATCACTCCTAGACAAGTTTTCTACCAGGCAATAAGATTAACTCAGATTCAACATGTTATTTAGAATTACCTGGCCGTGCCCAGAGAATCAATAAACGTGTGACTTCTCATCTTGGTAGTCAGATATGTACTGACAAGGCGTAAGCATTTAGTCTGCCTCATCACTTACTGTTGACGTACACGGGTCATTAGGTCAGAATTGCCGAACAAcacattttataaacaacttacaaaataatatgggaattataaaaactaaacacaGTTCTAACAGAAAATAACTAGTTAAGTCTTAATTAACATAGTTAATATTGGTAAATGGGGGCAATTGCTTTCATAGGGTGAACAGTTCAAAATTTATCACAAATAACCTGTTTATACTACACACAAACTGCTTTAAATCTGAATTTTTATCTAAAATGCATAGCATTATACCAGATATTTCCAGTTAATATTCAACCAAGATAGTCTTTGTCCACCAAGGTAAAAACACTTATTGAATCAATCGAACAAGctattttaataacataaatGTTACTGTTAATTGTTAGGTATGTATAAGCAAAATAGTGGCTACATAGCAATGTTATTTAAACACCATGGCTATGTTTAAAGTAACCAGTAAGTACCGACCTAACCTAACAGtaagttaaatttattagTGATAACATAGTATGATAAAACCTAGTCTTCAAGCAATTCTTTTGGTAGCTACTTATCTCAGAAATAAGGGCCTCTTTAGTTTTAGTAGGATGGATCGTGGTGAAGctaagaatttaattatttatgctAGGTTATTAAGAATGACTTAGGTTATCTACTTACTCACAAGTTTAATTGAGTCGAAATCTATGAAAATCACTCTCGTTGGTGGTTGGTAACTTCGTCTGCAATACTCAGAATTTTCTTGTAAATGATATCAATGCGGTAAAAACGCAATAAACACGTGAAAAGTGTACTTTTCGAggttgtgttttttttactaagaaATTTTGACAGCCTACTGCCTGATTAGTGAGCACTGacactgacattgacagctcGGGAAATGTAGTGCGCATACTTTGCGTTTTGATTTTCcaaccaaaataaataatcaaaaataatgattttctAAAAGTCACATCATAAAAATTGCCTGTTGCCTTTGAAATGATGAAATTTATTAGAAACATGACAAAATGtggaatatttttaacataggACGTAGTATTGACCCCTTTGCTCCCTCTTTGATAAGATATCTCGGAGGTGTGGTCACCGGTCAATCGTCAAGTCGCCGCAGGGGGGTCTGATAAACTTGTTTTTCTCTGATAATTActgataagtaataatatgtCTGGGTTACCTACGCtacctatacttatacttaaaaccaaggaacataagtaagtaataacaCGTAGGGTGCTTGGTGATTGCTTATGCTtagtgcttacatagagaaactGGGTTCCCTATAATATAGGGAAATAAATAAGGTACGGGTAGATATTATCTACCCGTTGAAACAGATTAACGTTAAaccttaatataattattatgctgGGGACTTATCTGTcagttcattaaaaaaaatggattttaataaattgttaaGATTGTTATGGTAGCCATCATAGAATCTATTAAATTAACGTTAGTAGGTATCTATGAACGTTGTATGTAGGTAAGGTATATAAGTTACAAAAGAGGCAAGTTACTGATGAGAGAAGTAGGTACCTCGAGGCTGCTCAGCTGCCtaatattcaattaaaactttttaattttgctCGAACCTTCTGTAATATTCGCAGTTTATCCACTTCTGACACAAAGTGAGAAAACAAAAAGGAAAGATTGA harbors:
- the LOC105393725 gene encoding bifunctional methylenetetrahydrofolate dehydrogenase/cyclohydrolase, mitochondrial yields the protein MRQTKCLRLVSTYLTTKMRSHTFIDSLGTASIMAKILDGKALAKEIKDELKIQIENWTKHGHRAPSLSCIIVGDDPASHTYVRNKIQAAKDVGIDAKTLLYEETLSEVELIEKIKALNDDADIDGILIQLPLPESISERNVCNAVAPEKDVDGFHIINVGQLSLDMPTIVPATALAVIEMLKRFKVPTFGRNAVVVGRSKNVGMPIAMMLHSDMKHDSGLGMDATVTICHRYTPKEKLEYFCRNADIIISATGVAKLIKADMVKPGATVIDVGITRITDDNGKTKLVGDVDYDEVSKIAGAITPVPGGVGPMTVAMLMQNTFQAAQKLRDIDSQMQ